One genomic segment of Rivularia sp. PCC 7116 includes these proteins:
- the hisIE gene encoding bifunctional phosphoribosyl-AMP cyclohydrolase/phosphoribosyl-ATP diphosphatase HisIE: MFFSVTDSQSSIPVDKIRYDERGLVPAIIQDYLDGTVLMMAWMNKESLTKTLDTGETWFWSRSRQELWHKGATSGHIQHVHSLRYDCDSDALLIAVEQVGDIACHTGERSCFHKVDSKVIPPPADTLSQLFDVISDRRDNPTDDSYTCKLFEGGDNKILKKIGEESAEVVMACKDDDPRAIAGEVADLFYHTLVALAHHNVDLKSVYRKLQERRK; this comes from the coding sequence ATGTTTTTTTCTGTAACAGATTCGCAAAGCTCTATTCCCGTTGATAAAATTCGCTACGACGAACGAGGTTTGGTGCCAGCCATAATTCAAGATTATTTGGATGGCACAGTTTTGATGATGGCGTGGATGAACAAAGAATCTTTAACCAAGACTTTAGATACTGGTGAAACTTGGTTTTGGAGTCGTTCCCGTCAGGAATTATGGCATAAAGGAGCCACCAGCGGACATATTCAGCATGTTCACAGTCTCCGTTATGACTGCGATAGCGATGCTCTTTTGATCGCTGTTGAACAAGTCGGAGATATTGCCTGTCATACTGGCGAAAGAAGTTGTTTTCACAAAGTCGATAGCAAGGTGATTCCGCCTCCTGCCGATACTTTGTCACAATTGTTTGATGTAATATCTGACCGACGCGACAATCCTACCGATGATTCCTACACTTGTAAGTTATTTGAAGGTGGTGATAATAAGATTTTGAAAAAAATTGGTGAGGAATCTGCTGAGGTGGTTATGGCTTGTAAAGATGACGATCCCAGAGCGATAGCTGGTGAAGTCGCCGATTTATTTTATCATACTTTAGTGGCTTTAGCTCATCATAATGTAGATTTAAAATCTGTTTATCGCAAGCTACAAGAAAGACGAAAATAA
- the hemL gene encoding glutamate-1-semialdehyde 2,1-aminomutase: MVNTTIKTTKSQEIFSAAQSLMPGGVNSPVRAFKSVGGQPIVFDRVKGAYVWDVDDNQYIDYVGTWGPAICGHANSEVIAALHSALEKGTSFGAPCALENVLAEMAIDAVPSIEMVRFVNSGTEACMAVLRLMRAFTKRDKVIKFEGCYHGHADMFLVKAGSGVATLGLPDSPGVPSSVTKNTLTAPFNDLEAVKVLFEENRDQIAGVILEPVVGNAGFVPPDAGFLEGLREITQEHGALLVFDEVMTGFRISYGGAQEKFGVTPDLTTLGKIIGGGLPVGAYGGRRDIMSMVAPAGPMYQAGTLSGNPLAMTAGIKTLELLQKPGTYDYLEQITKKLADGLVEIARETGHAACGGNISGMFGMFFTSGPVHNYEHAKASDTAKFGRFHRGMLEHGIYLAPSQFEAGFTSIAHTEEDIERTLQAAREVMSSL, encoded by the coding sequence TTGGTAAATACAACGATTAAAACTACCAAATCACAAGAAATCTTTTCAGCAGCCCAAAGCTTAATGCCGGGAGGAGTAAATTCTCCTGTCCGTGCTTTCAAATCTGTAGGCGGACAGCCTATTGTTTTTGACAGGGTAAAAGGTGCTTACGTTTGGGATGTAGATGACAATCAGTACATAGATTATGTTGGTACTTGGGGCCCAGCAATTTGTGGTCATGCCAATTCCGAAGTTATCGCCGCGCTGCATTCTGCTTTAGAAAAAGGTACTAGTTTCGGTGCACCTTGTGCATTAGAAAATGTTTTAGCAGAAATGGCGATCGATGCCGTTCCTAGTATTGAAATGGTAAGATTCGTTAATTCTGGCACGGAAGCTTGTATGGCTGTGTTAAGGCTAATGCGAGCTTTTACAAAAAGAGACAAAGTTATCAAATTTGAAGGCTGCTACCACGGACACGCCGATATGTTTTTGGTAAAAGCAGGTTCTGGAGTCGCTACTTTAGGTTTACCAGACTCTCCAGGGGTTCCTTCTTCTGTTACTAAAAATACTCTAACTGCGCCCTTCAACGATTTAGAAGCTGTAAAAGTATTATTTGAAGAAAATCGCGATCAAATTGCTGGTGTTATTTTAGAGCCGGTGGTGGGAAATGCGGGCTTTGTTCCTCCAGATGCTGGATTTTTGGAAGGATTGCGCGAAATAACTCAAGAACACGGTGCTTTATTAGTATTTGATGAAGTAATGACTGGTTTCCGCATCTCCTATGGTGGCGCGCAAGAAAAGTTTGGCGTTACTCCTGACTTGACGACTTTGGGTAAAATAATCGGAGGTGGTTTACCTGTAGGAGCTTATGGTGGTCGCCGAGATATTATGTCTATGGTGGCACCCGCAGGACCAATGTATCAAGCCGGAACCTTAAGCGGTAATCCTTTGGCAATGACTGCGGGAATCAAAACATTAGAATTGCTGCAAAAACCAGGTACTTACGATTACTTAGAACAAATCACGAAAAAATTAGCCGATGGTTTGGTAGAAATTGCTCGGGAAACAGGCCATGCTGCTTGTGGAGGAAATATCAGTGGCATGTTTGGCATGTTCTTCACGAGTGGCCCCGTTCACAACTATGAGCACGCTAAAGCTTCTGATACAGCCAAGTTTGGGCGCTTTCATCGCGGAATGCTCGAACACGGTATTTATTTAGCGCCTTCTCAATTTGAAGCTGGCTTTACTTCTATAGCTCACACAGAAGAAGATATTGAGCGAACCTTGCAGGCTGCACGAGAAGTTATGTCTAGTTTGTAG
- a CDS encoding metallothionein: MAAVDLMKCACDKCLCIVKVETAIDRDGKHYCSEACAEGHKTITGCGHSGCGCSE; the protein is encoded by the coding sequence ATGGCTGCTGTAGATTTAATGAAGTGTGCTTGCGATAAATGCTTATGTATCGTCAAAGTAGAAACTGCAATTGACAGAGATGGCAAGCACTATTGTTCCGAAGCCTGTGCTGAAGGTCATAAAACCATCACAGGTTGCGGGCATAGTGGTTGTGGATGTAGTGAGTAA
- a CDS encoding serine/threonine-protein kinase, whose translation MSYCLNPNCPNPENLPFSERCQSCGARILLRERYRVTKSLGQGGFGATFLAQDEALPGEPSCVIKQLRPSGTAPHVLQMARELFEREAVTLGRIGNHPQVPRLLDYFEDREHFYLIQEYVHGSTIQQEVKHSGVSTEAGVKQFLSEILPLLQYIHSQKVIHRDIKPANLIRRAQDARLVLIDFGAVKNQVNQTAAMQSGQTALTAYAIGTPGFAPPEQMAMRPVYGSDIYALGITCIYLLTGKSPKDLEYNPATGEVMWQQMVHASDHFAQVLAKMMDVSIHNRYQSADEVLRALEMEPYLDSLASGLAAPSNIGGNPNTSAGVVDGTAASNNSSTSFSSAGVAQVAAAIRARKAKAASSTAVRTRKTNNRVLTSKTVNSVSTSTKSYSQKSKAQRRLNSESLLTAHLKGRRDFALHNLSLLNLQGSDLSETNFHSSKLEKTNLQNANLYNSDFGRANLNKANLRDANLSKAYFNHADLELADLRGADLSYAHLTNANLRGANLCGANLTGAKIAPEQLALAKTNWMTVRPNGRRGLL comes from the coding sequence ATGAGCTACTGCTTAAATCCGAACTGTCCCAACCCAGAAAACTTGCCTTTTAGTGAAAGATGCCAATCATGTGGGGCGCGAATTTTGTTACGCGAACGCTACCGGGTTACCAAATCATTGGGGCAAGGTGGCTTCGGAGCAACCTTTCTTGCACAAGATGAAGCATTGCCTGGGGAGCCAAGTTGTGTAATTAAGCAACTACGTCCTTCGGGAACTGCACCCCATGTTTTGCAAATGGCACGGGAATTATTTGAGCGAGAAGCCGTAACCCTGGGTAGGATTGGGAATCATCCCCAAGTTCCACGTTTGCTAGATTATTTTGAAGACCGCGAACATTTTTATTTAATACAGGAATACGTTCATGGTTCGACTATACAGCAGGAGGTGAAACATAGTGGAGTATCGACTGAGGCAGGAGTAAAGCAGTTTTTGAGCGAGATTTTGCCATTACTGCAATACATCCATTCTCAGAAAGTAATTCACCGCGATATTAAGCCTGCAAATTTGATTCGTCGTGCCCAAGATGCCAGATTAGTTCTAATCGATTTTGGTGCTGTAAAAAATCAAGTCAATCAAACAGCAGCAATGCAGTCAGGGCAAACAGCACTAACTGCTTATGCTATAGGTACTCCTGGTTTTGCGCCTCCGGAGCAAATGGCAATGCGTCCAGTTTATGGAAGTGACATTTATGCTCTAGGAATTACATGCATATATTTACTTACTGGTAAATCTCCCAAAGATTTAGAATATAATCCGGCGACTGGTGAAGTTATGTGGCAGCAAATGGTACATGCGAGCGATCATTTCGCGCAGGTACTGGCAAAAATGATGGACGTGTCGATTCATAACCGTTATCAGTCTGCGGATGAAGTACTTAGAGCTTTGGAGATGGAACCTTACTTAGATAGTTTGGCTTCAGGTTTAGCGGCTCCATCAAATATTGGTGGTAATCCTAATACTTCGGCAGGTGTTGTTGACGGTACGGCTGCAAGCAACAATTCCTCTACTAGTTTCTCAAGTGCTGGAGTAGCTCAAGTAGCAGCAGCTATTAGAGCCAGAAAAGCTAAAGCTGCTTCGAGTACTGCTGTACGAACTCGAAAAACGAACAATCGCGTACTTACATCAAAAACAGTAAATTCCGTATCGACTTCCACAAAATCTTATTCTCAAAAATCAAAAGCACAGCGTCGCTTAAATTCCGAAAGCTTATTGACAGCTCATTTAAAGGGAAGACGTGATTTTGCTTTACACAATCTGAGCCTACTAAATTTACAAGGCTCCGATTTATCAGAAACAAACTTTCATTCTTCTAAGCTTGAAAAAACTAACCTCCAAAACGCAAATCTCTATAATAGTGACTTCGGACGAGCTAATTTAAATAAAGCTAATCTAAGAGATGCTAATTTAAGTAAAGCTTACTTCAACCATGCGGACTTAGAATTAGCAGACCTTCGAGGTGCCGACCTCAGTTATGCTCATTTAACTAACGCTAATCTCCGTGGAGCTAATTTATGTGGAGCTAATCTAACCGGAGCAAAAATCGCTCCCGAGCAGTTAGCTTTAGCTAAAACAAATTGGATGACTGTAAGACCTAATGGAAGAAGAGGTTTACTATGA
- a CDS encoding FHA domain-containing protein yields the protein MSNISELDFLRAKSSFIKPESIPQELQQRLSLYQVFVKLYENHGSLLEQILRSENLPKSSLDAAQSYYMQAVVDGEAVYITTNLRDGKSQSFRQFQNTWTIGRDRNSGIHIANKYISRHHAAIRYIEQSFYLIDLGSTNGTYINGEQVYHPTKLKEGDVIQVGNITFPFFVNSTCCDLPTVAVELLMQLVSKANGNKKSQGKTETSTSHKSKTKTRKLNYSENTQAQAFADEIAKRKTFEEQLNQKWKSDILERFYHKQTRTDYF from the coding sequence ATGAGCAATATTAGCGAGTTAGATTTTTTACGAGCAAAAAGCTCATTTATAAAGCCAGAATCAATACCACAAGAGCTACAACAACGATTAAGTCTATATCAGGTTTTTGTTAAGTTATATGAGAACCATGGTAGTCTCTTAGAACAGATTCTCAGATCGGAAAACTTACCTAAATCTTCGTTAGATGCAGCACAGTCGTATTATATGCAGGCTGTTGTCGATGGGGAGGCAGTCTACATAACAACAAATTTGCGTGACGGTAAAAGTCAAAGCTTTCGACAGTTCCAAAATACTTGGACTATAGGACGCGATCGCAATAGTGGGATACATATTGCAAATAAATATATATCTCGCCATCATGCCGCTATTCGATACATAGAGCAGAGTTTTTATCTAATTGACTTGGGCAGTACTAACGGTACTTATATTAATGGCGAACAAGTTTATCATCCCACCAAACTTAAAGAAGGAGATGTTATCCAAGTAGGCAATATAACTTTTCCGTTTTTTGTTAATAGTACTTGTTGCGATCTGCCCACAGTAGCAGTAGAGTTGTTGATGCAGTTGGTATCTAAAGCAAATGGTAACAAGAAAAGTCAAGGTAAAACAGAAACATCAACTAGTCATAAAAGCAAAACGAAGACTCGAAAGCTAAATTATAGCGAGAATACGCAAGCACAGGCTTTTGCTGATGAAATAGCAAAGAGAAAGACTTTTGAAGAGCAGTTAAATCAAAAGTGGAAATCTGATATTTTAGAGCGCTTCTATCACAAGCAAACAAGAACAGATTATTTTTAA
- the recA gene encoding recombinase RecA, with protein MAATNTENAGKQKALGMVLNQIERTFGKGTIMRLGDATRMRVETISTGALTLDLALGGGLPKGRVVEIYGPESSGKTTVALHAVAEMQKEGGIAAYVDAEHALDPTYAAALGVDIENLLISQPDTGEAALEIVDQLVRSAAVDIVVIDSVAALVPRAEIEGDMGDAHVGLQARLMSQALRKITGNIGKSGCTVMFINQLRMKIGISYGNPETTTGGNALKYYSSVRLDIRRIQTLKKGTEEFGIRVKVKVAKNKVAPPFRIAEFDVIFGKGISTLGCIVDLAEETSVINRKGAWYSYNGDNISQGRDNAIKYLEEKPELLEEIRQKVREKLDLGAVVSANSVGQASDDEDDDEDDDDDE; from the coding sequence ATGGCGGCGACTAACACAGAAAATGCAGGCAAGCAAAAAGCGCTCGGTATGGTGCTAAACCAGATAGAGCGGACTTTCGGGAAAGGTACAATCATGCGTCTTGGTGATGCAACCAGGATGCGTGTAGAAACAATTTCTACTGGCGCGCTTACCCTAGATTTAGCATTAGGCGGTGGTTTACCTAAAGGGCGGGTAGTTGAGATTTATGGGCCAGAAAGTTCTGGTAAAACAACCGTAGCACTGCACGCGGTAGCTGAGATGCAAAAAGAAGGTGGAATCGCAGCTTATGTAGACGCGGAACACGCTCTCGATCCGACTTATGCGGCTGCTTTGGGTGTTGATATTGAAAACTTGCTGATTTCTCAGCCAGATACCGGAGAAGCTGCTTTAGAAATCGTAGATCAACTAGTACGTTCAGCCGCTGTTGATATAGTAGTGATTGACTCCGTAGCAGCACTGGTTCCTCGTGCAGAAATTGAAGGCGATATGGGTGATGCTCACGTTGGTCTTCAGGCGCGATTGATGAGTCAGGCATTACGCAAAATTACTGGTAATATCGGTAAGTCTGGCTGCACGGTCATGTTTATCAACCAATTGCGGATGAAAATTGGTATAAGCTACGGTAATCCAGAAACTACTACGGGTGGTAATGCATTAAAATATTATTCCTCGGTGCGTTTGGATATTCGACGCATACAAACCTTGAAAAAAGGTACGGAAGAATTTGGTATTCGCGTCAAAGTTAAAGTTGCGAAAAATAAAGTCGCACCACCTTTTAGAATCGCTGAATTTGACGTTATTTTCGGTAAAGGTATTTCTACTTTGGGCTGTATCGTCGATTTAGCAGAAGAAACCAGCGTTATCAATCGTAAGGGGGCTTGGTACAGTTACAACGGCGATAATATTTCTCAAGGTAGGGACAATGCCATCAAATACTTGGAAGAAAAGCCAGAACTTCTCGAAGAAATTAGGCAAAAGGTACGTGAAAAACTAGATTTAGGTGCTGTTGTTTCTGCTAACTCTGTAGGACAAGCAAGCGATGATGAAGACGATGATGAAGATGACGATGATGATGAGTAA
- a CDS encoding nucleoside monophosphate kinase translates to MRFIILGGSGSGKSTQAQNLSKHFDIPIISTGEILRQAISKLDELGQNAQHAVATGELVPDELMIDLIRNHLRLPKLNHGWVLEGYPRTAFQAEELDFLLDELEQKLNWAIYLQVPETVMVNRSLGRSQPDDRPEIVHRRVELFYDRTIPILEYYDRRHRLLTINGDQSSEVVKENIIALLSNTGASI, encoded by the coding sequence ATGAGATTTATCATTTTAGGAGGTTCCGGCTCGGGTAAAAGTACTCAAGCACAAAACCTAAGCAAACACTTTGATATACCTATAATCTCCACAGGGGAAATTTTAAGACAAGCAATATCAAAACTAGATGAATTAGGTCAAAATGCCCAGCACGCAGTCGCTACGGGGGAACTAGTTCCTGACGAATTAATGATTGATTTAATCCGTAACCACTTACGACTGCCTAAGCTTAATCATGGTTGGGTGCTTGAAGGCTATCCTCGTACTGCTTTTCAAGCAGAAGAACTCGACTTTTTGCTAGATGAATTAGAGCAAAAGTTAAATTGGGCAATATATCTACAAGTTCCCGAGACTGTGATGGTAAACCGTTCTTTAGGACGTTCGCAACCGGATGACCGTCCGGAAATCGTCCACCGTCGTGTTGAACTTTTCTACGATCGCACAATTCCCATACTGGAATACTATGACCGTCGTCATCGTCTTTTGACCATCAACGGCGACCAATCCTCAGAAGTCGTGAAAGAAAATATTATTGCATTGCTCTCAAATACAGGGGCCTCTATATAG
- a CDS encoding P-loop NTPase family protein, with protein MVAQLETSSVNSTVSLSHTLKGLVQVFTSSHRSFFTSVMAQALRIAGQGTPVLIVQFLKGGIRQGHKNPVVLGQNLDWIRCDLPRCIDTPQLDDAEAEALHLLWEHTQSVVNEGKYSLVVLDELSLAMNFGLIGETEVIEFLSERPQNVDIILTGAEMPQRILDLADEITEIRRPNRL; from the coding sequence ATGGTTGCTCAGTTAGAAACTTCAAGTGTAAATTCGACCGTTAGTTTATCACATACGCTTAAAGGATTAGTACAGGTTTTTACTAGTTCTCACCGTAGTTTTTTTACCAGTGTGATGGCGCAAGCACTGAGAATCGCCGGTCAAGGTACGCCAGTTTTGATAGTCCAGTTCCTTAAAGGTGGTATTCGTCAGGGACATAAGAATCCCGTTGTGCTTGGGCAAAATTTGGATTGGATTCGCTGTGACTTGCCACGTTGTATCGATACACCGCAATTGGATGACGCTGAAGCCGAAGCATTGCATTTATTATGGGAACATACACAGAGTGTAGTGAATGAAGGTAAGTATTCTCTGGTTGTATTAGACGAATTAAGTTTAGCAATGAATTTTGGTTTAATAGGAGAAACAGAAGTTATAGAATTTCTCTCCGAGCGTCCTCAGAATGTTGACATTATTCTTACGGGAGCGGAGATGCCTCAAAGGATTTTGGATTTAGCAGACGAAATTACAGAGATTCGTCGTCCGAATCGATTGTAA
- the dcd gene encoding dCTP deaminase, translated as MAQKGMIKPFEASLIREIKSDEDKLAHRVISYGLSSYGYDIRLSPTEFRIFRHIPGTVVDPKNFKEENLESTALHRSNAGDYFILPAHSYGLGVALERLEVPDNISVICIGKSTYARCGIIANLTPAEAAWRGHLTLEFSNSSSADCRIYANEGVVQLLFLEGEPCAISYEARQGKYQDQPERVTIARI; from the coding sequence ATGGCTCAAAAGGGTATGATTAAACCTTTTGAAGCCAGTTTAATTAGGGAGATTAAATCCGATGAAGATAAATTAGCGCATCGCGTGATTAGTTATGGTTTGTCTTCTTACGGCTACGATATCCGCCTTTCTCCTACAGAATTTCGCATTTTTCGACATATTCCGGGAACTGTAGTAGACCCAAAAAATTTTAAGGAAGAAAATTTAGAATCAACAGCTTTACATAGGTCAAATGCTGGTGATTACTTTATCTTACCGGCTCACTCCTACGGTTTGGGTGTGGCTTTGGAAAGATTGGAAGTTCCAGATAATATTTCAGTAATTTGTATTGGTAAATCTACTTATGCCCGCTGTGGAATCATTGCTAATCTTACACCAGCAGAGGCGGCTTGGCGGGGTCACTTAACTTTGGAGTTTTCTAATTCTTCAAGTGCTGACTGTCGTATCTACGCAAATGAAGGTGTAGTGCAGTTGTTGTTTTTGGAAGGCGAACCTTGTGCAATTAGTTATGAAGCTCGTCAAGGTAAGTATCAGGATCAACCGGAAAGGGTGACGATAGCAAGAATATAA
- the thyX gene encoding FAD-dependent thymidylate synthase, producing the protein MNRFRVEVITKTPNPQQVIYAAMHQDYTDRFVYDERDEFPSESKCGEIIVKRLLAGERGHYGPLEHPQIVFNCGYFPHSVMQQARTHRISVSFDVQSFRYTSEQFIKVAKGEKDLEDVFYLRPVDYYTNRQGKKYYYSPEQRQADLDWCMEAVKRYKIDFDNGISEEHIRGKMPFDYRQHFIVSLNLRSLMHFLDMRNKKDAQLEIQKLCELMLIHFENWVPAIAEWYKSHRLGKARLAP; encoded by the coding sequence ATGAATCGATTTAGAGTAGAAGTTATTACAAAAACACCAAATCCGCAGCAAGTAATTTATGCTGCCATGCATCAAGATTACACTGATAGATTTGTGTATGATGAACGCGATGAATTTCCCTCAGAATCAAAATGTGGTGAAATTATCGTTAAGCGTCTGTTAGCAGGGGAAAGAGGACATTACGGTCCTTTAGAACATCCTCAAATCGTATTTAACTGCGGTTATTTTCCCCATAGCGTTATGCAACAAGCGCGTACTCATCGTATTAGCGTATCCTTCGACGTGCAATCTTTTAGATACACTTCAGAACAATTCATTAAAGTCGCAAAAGGAGAAAAAGATTTAGAAGATGTTTTTTATTTGCGCCCAGTAGATTATTACACTAATCGTCAAGGCAAAAAATATTACTATTCACCAGAACAAAGACAAGCAGATTTAGATTGGTGCATGGAAGCTGTTAAACGATACAAAATAGATTTTGATAACGGCATTTCTGAAGAACATATTAGAGGAAAAATGCCCTTCGATTATCGTCAACATTTTATCGTTAGTTTAAACTTACGCTCTTTAATGCATTTCTTAGATATGAGAAATAAAAAAGACGCTCAATTAGAAATTCAAAAATTGTGTGAGTTAATGTTAATTCACTTTGAAAACTGGGTTCCAGCCATAGCAGAATGGTACAAATCTCATCGTTTAGGCAAAGCGAGATTAGCACCATAA
- a CDS encoding thioredoxin family protein — protein sequence MVLTASTMLSLGTKAPNFQLPDVVSGETISLDTFTDKKAILVMFICRHCPFVKHVQQELAQLGKDYLQSGLGIVAISSNDVKNYPDDAPELLKEMATELDFKFPLCYDESQETAKIYTAACTPDFFLFDSEQKLFYRGQLDDSRPSNGKPVTGKDLRSAIDAVLTSKSLTEEQKPSIGCNIKWKPGNEPDYFG from the coding sequence ATGGTTTTAACTGCTTCAACGATGTTGTCTTTGGGTACGAAGGCTCCCAATTTTCAACTACCTGATGTAGTATCTGGAGAAACTATTTCTCTTGATACATTTACGGATAAAAAAGCAATATTGGTGATGTTTATTTGTCGCCACTGTCCGTTTGTAAAGCACGTACAGCAAGAATTAGCTCAATTAGGAAAAGATTATTTACAAAGCGGTTTGGGAATTGTTGCTATTAGTTCAAATGATGTTAAAAATTATCCCGATGATGCGCCAGAGTTATTAAAAGAAATGGCAACAGAATTAGATTTTAAGTTTCCTTTGTGTTACGACGAAAGCCAGGAAACTGCAAAGATTTATACTGCTGCTTGTACTCCTGATTTCTTTCTATTTGATAGCGAGCAAAAACTTTTTTATCGCGGACAATTAGATGATAGTCGTCCGAGCAATGGTAAGCCCGTAACCGGAAAAGATTTACGAAGTGCGATAGATGCCGTGTTGACTAGTAAATCATTAACAGAAGAGCAAAAGCCAAGTATTGGTTGCAATATTAAATGGAAACCGGGAAATGAACCAGATTATTTTGGATAG